A single window of Nyctibius grandis isolate bNycGra1 chromosome 16, bNycGra1.pri, whole genome shotgun sequence DNA harbors:
- the RABEPK gene encoding rab9 effector protein with kelch motifs, with protein sequence MGPRVLPLLEPGRRPQPRKWYRLSLRGDRPRGRVGHGCLFLPGGGPGRVLVLGGADPAGAFADAHFVELGAHRWVAAGWSGLRPRYEHATFLPAAGPPRLWVFGGAHPAGNRSCVQVLDLEIGTWESPEVRGVQPQPRTFHTSSAAVGDRLYVFGGGDKGAEPVKDQQLHVFDTATLTWSQPDTHGDPPSPRHGHVVVAVGTKLFIHGGLAGDTFYNDLFYVDINDMRWVKIPATGDVPGGRASHSSAVFKDHLYIFGGIGPEGTLDTTYKYHTEKQQWTLLQFDSPLPAGRLDHAMCVVPWRAGKESAESAGDMAGPPPRSQEEDGGAEGTVMHLLLVFGGMDTQGEMYRDCLVSLVE encoded by the exons GTACCGGCTGTCGCTGCGCGGTGACCGGCCCCGCGGGCGCGTGGGCCATGGCTGCCTCTTCCTGccgggcggcggccccggccgcgTCCTCGTCCTGGGCGGCGCCGACCCCGCCGGAGCCTTCGCGGACGCCCACTTCGTGGAGCTGG GCGCGCACCGCTGGGTCGCGGCAGGCTGGAGCGGGCTGCGGCCGCGCTACGAGCACGCCACCTtcctgcccgccgccggccccccgCGCCTCTGGGTCTTCGGCGGCGCCCACCCGGCGGGGAACCGGAGCTGCGTCCAGGTGCTGGACCTGG AAATAGGAACCTGGGAGAGTCCTGAAGTGAGGGGTGTTCAGCCGCAGCCGAGGACGTTTCACACCTCCTCAGCAGCTGTGGGAGACCGTCTGTACGTGTTCGGAGGGGGAGATAAAGGAGCAGAACCGGTTAAAGACCAGCAGCTTCACGTGTTTGACACAG CCACCTTGACCTGGTCCCAGCCAGACACTCACGGTGATCCCCCCTCTCCTCGGCACGGACATGTTGTGGTTGCAGTTGGGACCAAACTCTTCATCCACGGAGGTTTAGCTGGAGATACTTTTTACAATGATCTGTTCTACGTTGATATAA ATGACATGAGATGGGTTAAGATACCAGCCACTGGTGACGTGCCGGGAGGACGGGCATCCCACTCCTCAGCTGTGTTTAAAGACCACTTGTACATTTTTGGTGGAATAGGTCCAGAGGGAACACTAGATACTACATACAAGTATCACACAG agaagcagcagtggaCACTCCTACAGTTTGATTCCCCTCTGCCCGCTGGGAGACTGGACCACGCCATGTGTGTTGTTCCCTGGAGGGCTGGGAAGGAGTCGGCTGAGTCAGCGGGCGACATGGCTGGACCCCCCCCAAGGAGCCAAGAGGAGGATGGAGGCGCTGAAGGCACAGTCATGCATCTGCTGTTGGTGTTTGGTGGGATGGACACCCAGGGGGAAATGTACAGGGACTGCCTCGTGAGCCTGGTTGAGTAG